The following coding sequences are from one Bufo bufo chromosome 2, aBufBuf1.1, whole genome shotgun sequence window:
- the LOC120991522 gene encoding D(4) dopamine receptor-like encodes MLSILLRTMKNISTWNASTIEMAQEHMDESLLCSDGNHDLKMGIITALACLIILGNFFVFLVIASSVSGWSSNSRYILISLTGTDVTLAIIVVPLNLYGSIALEPGDEDDINSTIGSYCHVVAFINSSVFASSIYSLATISLERYVAVFFPLHYNRVMSRRRVKLLIAAAWLLPPIFLFPISIPGGRVIHVYFSRASLICNPDYASNMIYSLLLTTFIFFPCSAIVTFANLRLWLVARKQSRRMSVCLANRNHKLEISTVCENVTSTQLFEINSSLYTPKEGGEKGQRKGDAASRVLVPVVCVFYACWAPCMITILYNAITHERVPEWVEFVSLWLPSGNGFLNCFVYFWINKRFRRKFRQLGRKLFPWRWCCWSHWKSGKRRSMLHIANNNAMSALQERSCSMSSTCLLLPRAADSVL; translated from the exons ATGCTATCCATTTTGCTCAGGACCATGAAAAACATATCCACATGGAATGCAAGCACCATAGAGATGGCTCAGGAGCACATGGATGAAAGTTTGTTGTGTTCTGATGGTAACCATGATCTGAAAATGGGAATCATCACAGCCCTGGCCTGTCTTATCATCTTGgggaacttttttgtttttttagtcaTTGCTTCATCTGTTTCTGGCTGGTCCAGTAACAGTCGCTATATTCTAATCTCCTTGACCGGCACAGATGTCACATTGGCCATAATAGTGGTCCCACTCAATCTGTATGGCAGCATTGCTCTGGAGCCTGGTGATGAAGATGATATCAACTCTACTATCGGGTCATATTGTCACGTAGTAGCTTTCATCAATTCTTCTGTATTTGCCTCGTCAATCTACTCCTTGGCAACCATTAGTCTGGAACGCTATGTAGCAGTTTTCTTTCCTCTACACTACAACAGGGTAATGAGCCGCCGCCGGGTCAAGTTATTGATTGCTGCAGCTTGGTTGTTGCCACCAATCTTCTTGTTTCCGATTTCCATCCCTGGTGGAAGAGTAATTCATGTCTATTTTTCCCGGGCCTCTCTTATCTGTAACCCAGACTATGCCAGCAATATGATTTACTCTCTACTCCTCACAACCTTTATCTTTTTCCCTTGCTCAGCTATAGTCACATTTGCCAACCTTCGACTGTGGCTGGTGGCAAGAAAGCAGAGCAGACGGATGAGTGTGTGCTTGGCTAACAGAAACCACAAACTGGAAATTTCCACAGTGTGTGAAAATGTAACATCAACTCAACTGTTCGAAATAAACAGCAGTCTGTATACACCCAAGGAAGGGGGAGAAAAGGGACAGCGGAAGGGAGATGCTGCATCCAGGGTCCTCGTTCCAGTAGTCTGTGTATTCTACGCATGTTGGGCACCATGCATGATCACTATCCTGTATAATG cgATTACCCATGAGAGAGTCCCTGAGTGGGTAGAATTTGTGTCCTTGTGGCTACCAAGTGGAAATGGCTTCCTTAACTGCTTTGTTTACTTCTGGATCAACAAGAGGTTTCGGCGTAAATTCCGTCAACTTGGTCGGAAACTGTTTCCTTGGAGATGGTGCTGCTGGTCCCACTGGAAAAGTGGTAAAAGGAGATCCATGCTTCATATCGCAAACAATAACGCAATGTCTGCTTTACAAGAAAGGTCATGTAGCATGTCCTCCACATGTTTGCTTCTTCCCCGAGCTGCAGACTCTGTTTTATGA